The window TAAAAGCAGTGATTTTGTACCAGTTCTGCATCTGCAATGTCGTATTAAATAACCCACATGCTCATGTGCACAAGCCCCACAGGGGAATCGAACTCACAAGTTTAGTTGACTATTATAACCGACACCCCACGCACTAGTAATGTAAGCGGTGCTGCACTCCTTGTCTCCTGCTACTCTAGACCAGTAGTGAAAGGATCTTTCTCTCTGCTCCCAGGCTGATAGGATGCACTGTGGCTGTGTGACGGATAGAGGCACCGTTGTTCCCAGCTCTTACTGGATACCAGGTACGGTAGAGAAAGAGCATGTGGTCATGTTGTGTGTATGTAGGCATGCAATtacaatttgttatatatatataaatatatatatctgacaATGTACGCAGCGCTAATGTTGCATTCCCATTGAGTCCCTACCccttagagcttacaatctaatgttggtgcccgaggcacagggagatcagAAGACTTGCCAAATCTAAAACGGACACAGAGATTCTAACCGGGGATtcactacttttttattttttaaaggtaaCCTATCCCACTGATTCCAGGGACCCCTCTAaatattagggttgccaggtgtccagcattgaaccggactgtcctgtatttatatactctgtccagtaaaaaattgtatgtgtccggtattaaatCTCTGGACGTAGTGACCTAattgccttgggggggggggggtgtgcaggatttccctgagcagggagagagcagggctgttgctaggtggctgggcagctttctccatcctgattggctgcattacccagctgcagccaatcgggaggaggtgtcaggagcctgggggtggggacaaggagaggaggaaacagcatggagctgagggaggtgtgtgtgtgtgtgtgtcttgagcacGTTGCACGTTTTGCCAAGCTGTCCAGTATTTTTGCAGAAGACACCTGGCAACCTACTAAATAATGCAGAGACTCGTTGGTTACCCCGAGCCCTCTTCTACCGTCCAGTGAACACTCTCCCATGTTTGCAGGGCTGGCGTTCCCAGACTGGGCGTACAAGGCGGAATCGAGCCCCGGCTCCCGGCAGATCCAGCTGTGGCATTTCATCTTGGAGCTGCTGCAGAAGGAAGAGTACCAAAATGTCATCGCGTGGCAGCAGGGGGAATACGGGGAGTTTGTCATCAAGGACCCCGAAGAGGTGGCGAGACTGTGGGGCCGGCGCAAGGGCAAACCTCAGATGAACTATGACAAGCTGAGCCGGGCACTCAGGTGAGAGAGAACCGGAGAACCTGCTGGGTAATCCTAGTTATGTTATCAGTTTTATCACCTGTGCTGCCGGAGGGACCGGCGGTGCATTGAATTGTGGTTGAAACGTGTACTTGTTAGGTATTACTACAACAAGAGGATACTGCACAAGACCAAAGGGAAGAGATTCACCTACAAGTTTAACTTCAGCAAGCTCATTTTCGTCAACTACCCAGTGTGGGACGTGAGGGCCCCGGCACAACCTCTACTGATGGGGAGCAATATGTATCGTTCAGCAGCGGTGCCGCCTGGGGTGCACAGGGAGGTAATACGTTCgcattatacacacatacaatagtcTGGAGGCTGCAAGTCAACTCCAATCTCccgagtgcaggggggagaagcgAACCCTCCAAAAAACATGTCTAAGTTCTACAAACAGACCGCACAGTGTCTCTGGAGTTAGAAGCTTTACAGGAGCATGGTGATTATAGAGAAACTAATATTTtattatgtgttaggggggggggggggggagttcatcTGTGCTGCTGTGTTGTAATGAAGGTATAATAAAGTATTTGTTTCATAGTGGAAACAGTGAGCTCATATCGGTGCGTGTGTTTGGCGACCGAAACGTCGGGATATTTGGTGCTCTATGGAAAAAAAGAAACCCTCTTATTTTTCAATAACATTTGTCAGGACCGGTATTTAGTATATGTTTCATGCACTTCCTtgtccctccaacccccccttccttgtccccccaacccccccttctcctcacctcttcttcaccccctcccctccggtcctctccccatcctccccccctccggtcctctccccctcctcctcccatcccccccctctcgTCCCTCCTACGCCCCTCTCCATAAGCATTTGCCTATGCATATATCTATTTgattctgtacacacacacttaacCAGTATATCACTTCCTTCCTTAAAATATAGCTGTATAATGTGCCCATATGTACTaggaaagggggggtgagggggtgacaaTCCTGGTATTGACATCGGTGTGAGGCTGAAACTGTATGAGGAACAAACCATGTTTTCCCATCGCTTCAGGTCCTACAGAATACGATCCTTGCACACAAGTTATTGGCCGACCAACTCGCTTCTCGTAGAGTGATCCAGAATCCAGTGGACTTTGACATGAGTGTGGAGAAAAAGGCATTGGGTGCTGGGCGTAAGTCTTCTGGTTAACTGGTGACATTGGATGTGGTATGGGTTCGAAATTGGAGTCCAACATTTCAGTTTGACCTTATCTGCCTATTTCAATTGTAGATTAGTAGAACCTTTAATAATGTTCCATCGATGGTCTTCATCCAGATCCATTAAAAAGTCAATGTAAACTCAATCCATTTCCAATGAACATTTCTGGCAGTGAAAGAGTTCAATAAAATGAGATTGGTGGAAAACTGCTTTTAAATAGTATGGAACTGATGATATAAGGAAGGGACAATATAAAACCACCTGGAGTTAATCTGACCTCTGGCATTGCAAGGAACAACTACTGTATGTGAAAGGCCAGTAATTGCCAAACCAGCAAACTAAGAAGTCTTGTATGATTAGGCGTATGACTTATTTAGAGATGAAGTTAACATTAATTATATTTTACGTTGACTTTTTAAAAAATGTGTTCTTAATACTTATAGTTTCTGTCAATATTTCCTCAGATTCTCTGGGTCCTCATTCCTTTGCCTTTGAATCTCTGGGATTACAGTAGCATAATATTCATACTAAATCTTTGCTTCTCTCCCCAGGATGCAGCTCGGCCTCCTCTTCCTGTTTTTTGGGATCCTGTTGCCATTTTGGCCTCCACGACATCTACCCCCATGTACCTCCCTCCGCTGCAGAACTTCATCCCGTAGGCTTTGCTCCCCACAGTGGGCGACCTCTTTACTCCTCTCCTCTCCCAGGTTCTGCTGAGTGGCAGCTCTGTGCCGATCACTTGTTTCACCCTCATCAGACGCTGATGTCCTTGGAGGAGAGAATTCAGAGCCTCAGTCATAGGGGAATTCACAACAGGCTGCCAGGAGGACCATTTCCCAACCTTTCTCCGAGCCAAATGGCTACCCTATCCAAAGAAACCCTGCCATTTCTGGCACCGCCCGCCAACGCAAAGGGGCAGACAGATCGCTCCCAGGCTTCCTCTGCTGTGAAACCCGAACCAGAGACACAGCTTAGATcacgaggagaggaggagaacatGCTCATGGCTCCTCATGGAAGTGAGAAGGCTCCTCTCCGTTCTTCTGAGAACCATAGCATGAGAAGCAAGCGCTTGGTATGCCCCGACATGCCACATCCGCCTGGCATCAGAAAAAAATGGCAGCTAAAGCCTACCTAGCTGTTCTCAGTATAAAAGTCAGCACCAACCTTGAGTTAAATACCATGGTATGGACACTATcaatgtatgtattttgtggtccCAGTCGGTTGTAAGGACACTGAAAAGCATTTAACCCATTACAAAGCAATGCTTTCCCATCCTTTTTTTGTATGGTACCACGCCATTATATGAATAAAGCTTCCTGTACCACCAGTGTATTACTCAAGTGTACTGTATATCATTATAAATGTAGTCTGTATATATGTGAAAGCTGCTGGCGAGGAGATCTTACAAGTCCAATGAGAAGAAGCGCCCACCGCCTCTTAGTTTTGATTTGTTATGGCGAGCATTGACAAGGTAAGAGTATATGTTGCAACCGATCAGAGACCGGAAACCCACAAAGGCAGTGGCGTAGCTACCTGTGAACAGGTACATGACAAAGCCTTGGTTGGGAGTCCTCGTCCTCCTGTGATACCAACAATTTCTGGGAGGCTTTCTGATCATGTttacaccccttccctgccagcggGGCCAGCACCGTGCTGCTTGCCATTATTATACAGCTTGGTGCCactagcaaaggggttaaaacttCAATCCTTACAAAAATAATAACACGGTCTAGGAAATCACCTATAAAAgtatcttaaagcagcagaacagtcTACTTACCTCAGTAGCGGTTGCCGGGTTTctctgtgaagtttaaatgtcccggtcacgcgggccaataggaagcttgcactggatgatgtcacggcttcttattggcccgcgggacatttaaagccaTTATGTTGGCTACACTTTCTCTGGCTGCAGGAATACTGGCACTGCTATGGAGGTAAGTTATCTCCGGAAGTACggggtccctgcagctgaaattaacagttcagctccaacgaccccctgcttcaatcctgtaacagaaacaataataataatttaaaaacgCAATACAGCCTGTTCTGCAGCTTCAACTCTTAAAATCACAAGCTGGACAGAATGGGTTTCATAAGACCCGGATACACTTCAATGGGAACCAGGATAGAAATGCCTCTCTCAGCATCAGATTAATGCAAAATAGTGTTTTCTACCCTGATACAGCGGTACGTTTTCCTTGACAGTATGAACACGACCTCctgctattaataatacacagcTCTGTTTCCATGTAGGCACTCTCCGCCCTTCTGTCTTTTTAACTTGTAAAAATAAGGCGTTCCTTCACATTGCTTTTAATTATTGTGGTGGAAACCCCCCTTGATTCCACCATATGGTTTCATGCCGACACTGAACATCCTTGGAACTGACAATTCGTCCAATTATCCCAGTTCTAGGCAGGGCGCAATTATAAGGGCTGTAATTTGATGGTGATAAATACAGAGGGGAAATATTCCATTAGAAATATCCCAGCGGGTTGGATGGTGTTTATCTGGAGATGAAAATTGTGAGGCTCCAAAAGAAACATCGGGAAGTTGTAAGATATAGGGGATTTCTTAGAGACCCCcttaagggccttattctatagtGTCCGGAGAGGCGACGCAGGCAATTTTAAACCAAAAAACTCCACTGAAGTAAATGGGGATTTCCAGAGAAAGGGCTGTTTCGGACAATATAGAATAAAGCTCTAAATCTGTACAAAAGGCGGCCACGGGATTGACAGTTTTGGTATTATATCTACTGTCCAATTACTTTATGAAAAATGCACTAATGCCGGGATTCACTAAATCACAATGCAGGGAATGAAAGTACTCAGTAAACAAAAAATTATTGGCACTCAATAGGACCTAGTACCAGGCCTGGGTTATCCATTGGGCACAACGGGCACAGTGCCCAGGGCAGACGAAGCTCCCAGTTTTAGGCCCCCCAAAACTTGATCATTAGAGGCGGCCAGTTACAtataaggccgcacttatagtccagtcgcgtcaaaacaaatataggccgcgcttatagtaggagcgacgcgacggcgcaacagcttggtcgcgatcgctggaagtcgatTCAATTTGATTATTCAGCGACTGCAGTGTGATATCAGCGTCGCgttgccgggactataagcgcggcctaaagcAACGCtcctagagatgggcgaattttttTGGCGGATTATGATCCACAGCGGATTGGCCGGtgcctttggtccgcggattttcACAGATCAATCTCAAAATGGGCGATTTGCggatttgttattattattaccaatacattctgcggattccgcaacccgtggacggattcgtattatccaatccgcagattcagcaattCTTAAACATCCGCCAACCATCCGCTGAgcccgcggattggattctactaatccgtccacgggttgtatccaatggcggatttttttatgaatccgcacagattaaaatgaCCCCAAATCCATCCACGGATTTAACACCGCGAAACGGATTCTGGGGGTAAAATACGAGAAGATCTgagaaacggatttgggcagattcgcctGTGAATGAATACCGCTAACAGTGTAATAGACAAAATATCAGTTATAGCATtagtcatataaatatatatctaaaaGGAAAAAGTATAAGGCGCTCAAAACTGATTTTAAATAGTGTTGCAATGATGTCTAtgagtgctgccacaatgtaatgggtgcacaccaccccaaagaaaatacaaagtacaaaaaaacacaaaaggtgcaaatcagagacacaggtgcatagatatacaacacctgaaggataaatacgtgaacaagtcctatattcgaattccacaaCGAGATGTACCTATAAATGAAAAAGATAACAATATGGTGAAGTTCGTTTATGAATACAATTATTGCgcaagcaacagaggctacttacaatgtagcagaaataacaggcatatcagtacaatgctttcagatcgctgcatcaaaggggctgataatctcaggaaccgCTCACTCTGTCTGTGTACTCGGATGCGGAAGCGTCATTGCTCAGCTGTAATCAGCAGTTGCGCAGGTCCTCTGATGGTGATGTCACTCCCCTAAACGGGGATATCGCTGGCTCCGTTCACTCAGTGAGATTAGCCACAGGGCTCAATTGCAAAATTGATataacagtcccaatagcctttaaataaggctttgcagcaaatAGAACGACAGTTAAAAGTCCTGAATATAACAGAAAATAGGGAGATCTACTAAGTGACCCTCACCCTACTAGTTTCGCCTGAGTTTAGACTTCTTCTGGGGCATGACTCAGACATCACCTGAACATCATAAATAGTAGATTGCAAGGTCCTGATGGGCTATGCAAATAAGAACTAGTCTCTCCACTAAAATactttaaataaatcatgacacggtgtaatctgtcatgtgttgttgttcatctgaggttgtatttacctaattgtaagacctgctaaggaacagatgattgttattatatcctgatatgtaaaaccatagaattcaaaaagggtgtactttctttttcacacaactgtatatatatatatatatatatatatatatatatatatatatatatatatatatatatatatatatatatatatatatatatatatatatatatacagtgttcgacaaacctatacatttgctcgccccgggcgagtggatttaacccccgggcgagtaaatattggcccaagcagcacacgtttggtactaggtggcgagtagatttttttttgtgatttgtcaaccactgtatatatatatatatatatatatatatattgtgacaaacggcttactccggggctccgccgtctgtccgggactgttagaacacggtcttttagggtaggttaaatgatgagacgtcacgtactgttcctttaaacaggctatgcctggtttattcagtcccaggcactgagactgccacagtttaaacagaaaacaaagccaaacaaaaagctgctcgtctgagcgataacttaaacttagatgtccctgactcagagttggaagtggcttgtccacttccaccaacaaaataagtacctttgcagtctttagacaaactaacagaatgaatgaagcgatttgggaaagaggctttctcacccctctgcagttcagcagccttccaggctcttgggcggggctcagaggaaacaggaaacaggtcttatatacctgaactctaatcagcatgacaggtgacagaaaacaggcagcagacaaactgtggaatggagtgcctgtaccacgaggctgccctgttcagcttagacaggacagaaactgttcagtatcctgggagccctgtatatggagtttattaccaacccctggtttctgtcacatatcctcccccccagctcagacctcgaggggtgagcgaccatggatattagggagtgcatccttgacaacccgtcggcattgccatgtttgtgccccgacctgtgttccacagaaaatttaaagggctgtaggcttaggaaccacctggtcaccctagcgttcttctccctattttgacacatccaggtaaggggtgcatgatctgtgaccaatcggaactttctccccaacagataatacttgagtgtctctacagcccactttattgcgagacactctttctcgactatggagtaatttttctcctggggatttagtttcctacttaaataaaggatggggtgctcctccccttgagactcctgggagagtaccgcccccagccctacctcagatgcgtcggtttggactacgaactctttggagaagtcaggtgtgaccaacactggttgggcacagagagcttctttcaggcttctaaaggcctgttcggcttcgggggaccactttaccattagcggtcctcttgcttttgtgaggtcggttagtggggttgccttagttgcaaaattgggaataaacctcctatagtagccaattaaccccaaaaaggtccttacttgttttttttgtgactggccttggccaattttgtatcgcctctactttgagtgtttgtggtttgagtaaccctctaccaatagaataccccagatacttggcctcctccagaccaatagtgcatttagcggggttagcagttagtccagcagaccgaactgcgtcgag is drawn from Ascaphus truei isolate aAscTru1 chromosome 7, aAscTru1.hap1, whole genome shotgun sequence and contains these coding sequences:
- the LOC142498513 gene encoding ETS translocation variant 3-like protein; its protein translation is MHCGCVTDRGTVVPSSYWIPGLAFPDWAYKAESSPGSRQIQLWHFILELLQKEEYQNVIAWQQGEYGEFVIKDPEEVARLWGRRKGKPQMNYDKLSRALRYYYNKRILHKTKGKRFTYKFNFSKLIFVNYPVWDVRAPAQPLLMGSNMYRSAAVPPGVHREVLQNTILAHKLLADQLASRRVIQNPVDFDMSVEKKALGAGRCSSASSSCFLGSCCHFGLHDIYPHVPPSAAELHPVGFAPHSGRPLYSSPLPGSAEWQLCADHLFHPHQTLMSLEERIQSLSHRGIHNRLPGGPFPNLSPSQMATLSKETLPFLAPPANAKGQTDRSQASSAVKPEPETQLRSRGEEENMLMAPHGSEKAPLRSSENHSMRSKRLVCPDMPHPPGIRKKWQLKPT